A segment of the Oceanotoga teriensis genome:
TATCATAGCTACTTCAAATGATCATAAAGTTGATGAAATATCGAACTTAGCTCCAGAAAATTTTAAAATTACTTCTATAAAAAATTTTATGGGAAATTTGAATATTGAAGAATATGGAAAATCTTTTATTGAAAATTCAGTTATAAAAGCAATAAATTCTGCTAAAATAATAAATAAACCTGTCATCGCTGATGATTCCGGTCTTTGTATAAAATCTTTAGATGGGTTCCCAGGTATTTTTTCTGCGAGATATATGGAAACTTATTCTTATGAAGAAAAAATGCTTGAAATTTTAAAAATTTTATCTAAACATGATAATAGAGATGCTTATTTTGCTTGTGCTGCCTCGTATTTTGATCCTTCAAAAGACCTTTTGATATCTTTCGAAGGGAAAGTCGAGGGTCATATTTCTGATAAAATATCTGGATTACATGGTTTTGGCTATGATCCTTTTTTTATTCCAAAAGGGTATTCTGAAACATTCGGTGTTTTAAGTCCTAAAATAAAAAATAAAATTTCTCATAGATCTAAAGCTTTTAATGGATTATTTGATTTATTAAGTAAATTATTATAGATTAAAGATTCATATAATTCCAAAATAGAGTATATAATAAGTAAAAATTATAACTTTATTTTGGATTTTTTATTGACTTTTTTAAATCATAATGGTATACTTATGTATATAGAGGTGATTTTTATGATTTTAAAAGATAAGATTAAAATACTTGCTGAATCGGCTAAATATGATGTTTCATGCTCTTCAAGTGGTTCTTCAAGAGCAAATAGCAAAAATGGTATAGGAAATGCCAGTATAGGTGGAATTTGTCATTCGTGGTCTGAAGATGGGCGATGTATTTCTTTGTTAAAGATATTATTTTCTAATAATTGCATTTTTGATTGTGCTTATTGCATAAATAGAAGGTCTAATGATATTGAACGTGCTACATTTACTGTGGATGAAATGGTTAATTTAACTATTAATTTTTATAAAAGAAATTATATAGAAGGTCTATTTTTAAGTTCTGGAATTTATTCTAATCCTAATGAAACTATGAATAGTCTTTATATGGTTGCAAAAATTTTAAGAGAAAAATATAAATTTAATGGTTATATACATTTAAAAGCTATTCCAGGTGCAGATCCTTTACTTATAAAAAAAGCTGGATTTTATGCCGATAGAATGAGTGTTAATATCGAATTACCTTCAGAAAAAAGTTTGAAAATTCTTGCTCCACAAAAAAGTAAAAGTTCATTACTCGTCCCAATGAAAAGTCTTTCTGAAAATATATTAGATTTAAATAGATTTAATGTAAAAAATCATAAATTTGTACCTGCTGGGCAATCAACTCAATTAATAGTCGGAGCATCTCCAGAATCAGATTATAAAATAATTAAATTAAGTGAAAATTTGTATGATAAATTTAAATTAAAAAGAGTTTATTATTCAGCTTTTTTAAAAGTTAATGAGGATAATAGACTGCCAAACAAAAATTCTTCTCTTTTAAGAGAACATAGATTATACCAAGCTGATTGGCTTTTAAGGTTTTATAAATTTAAAGCTTATGAAATTTTTAATAAAGGTAATTATTTTTTAGATGAAAAATTAGATCCTAAATTATTTTGGGCTTTAAATAATTTTGATTTGTTTCCAGTAGAAATAAATAGATGTGACTTTGATACTTTAATAAGAGTTCCTGGTATAGGAGTAAAATCAGCATATAAAATTTTTAATATGAGAAGAGAAAAATCTATTAATTTTGATGATTTAAAAAAAATTAACGTGGTTCTTAAAAGGGCTAAATATTTTATTACTTGTAATGGTAGATATATGGATTTTTCTTTAAAAGATCCCGATAAAATAAAACAAGCTATCTATTTAGAAAATAAAGGTAATTTAATTCCTTTATTTCAAGATAATTTGCCAGTTATTAGTATAAGGTGATATTATGTATATAGAATATGATGGATCTTTTGAAGGATATTTAAATGCTTTATATTATATATTAAAAAATAAAATAAGCCCAAATAAGATCAGTTTTAAAAAAAATTTATTCAATATCGAATCTATTAAAATTAATAGTAATATTAAAATATTTAATTATATGTCATCTTATTTGAAGAGAAGCGTGAGTAATTTATCTTTACATAAATTTTATCATTGTTTTTTATCTAATTTTGAAGATAAAGATTTATTGGCAATTAAATATATAATCCTTGCTTTGAAATATCCTAAAGCCATTGATAATTATGAAACTAATGATATCGTTATTAATGTTAATAAATATTCGAAAAGAGTTTCATTTGAAAGTCATAGATTTCTTGGAATTCTAAGGTTTAAATTATTAAAAAATAATTTTTATTTTTCAAAGATTAATCCAGATAATTTAATAATTCCATTAATTTCAAATCATTTTGTTAAAAGACTTTCAAATGAAAATTGGATAATTTTTGATGAAAATCATATGATGGCTGCAATATATGAAGAAAAAAATCTTAGTATTGGATTAATTAAATCATTTAAAAATATTGATTTTATGCTTGAAGAAGAGGAAATTTTATATGAGGAATTTTGGAAGAAATATTATAAGTCTATATCTATAAAAGAACGGAAAAATGATAGATTAAGAAAAAATTTTATGCCTTATAGATACTGGAAAAATCTAATAGAAATTGCAAATAAAAAAAGCGAATTATAAATTCGCTTTTTTAAAGATTTATTGTAACTCCAGCTCCAAAATCCATAAATCTATCATTTAATTTTTGCTTTAATAATTTTTTTGCCGTATCTCCAGTACAATGACTTGGTAATATGTATTTGAATTGAAGTTTATTTATTTCATTTATGTCTTCTTTCAATACTTGATCATATTTTTTGTATAGATGTAATCCACCAATGATCATATATATTTTATCTGAAAAAGTTTTTTCAACATGTTCTGATATATTTTTTATTCCTGAATGAGCACATCCAGTTATCAATATTAACCCTTTTTCTGAAGGTATTACAAGAGATTGTTCTCTTTCTTCTCCAAGTATACCAGTTGAATATATTCCCTCATCTATAGATGTAGGTTTGTTTATTATAATCGGTCTTACTTTGATTTCTCTTAATTTATTTTCTATTTCTTCGTTTTGTTCTTCTGGAATAACTATGTTTCCAACCCTATAATTCTTTAAGACATATTTTATAGCACCTATATGATCTTTATGACTATGAGATATAAATAATATATCTATTTTTTTTAAATCAGGATCTATAAGATTTATATTATGCTCAAAAACTTCCGGATCAGAACCTGCATCGAATAATATATTATGATAATCTGTTTTTATTAAAGTGGAAAATCCCCAATCAGATCTAAATTTAGATGATTCGCTGTAATTATCGACTATTCCAGTAATCTTAATATTCATAATACACCTCCATTGTTGTTAATTATATCACTATAATTTTAAAAATATCATTTATTATATATTAATTTTATATATTAATATAATGAATATATAGTTTTTATTTTAATATTTTTTGGCTTTTTTATTTTATTAATGTTATAATTGAAATGGGTATAATAATAAGGAGGGATTTTTTATGTTTAAAAATGCTCTTGCAATTTTAAATTACGCTTATGCAAAAGAAGTGGAAGGTCATAATTTTTATAATGAAAGAATTGATAAGGTGAAAAGTGATGAATTAAAAAATATTTTTATCGCTCTTTCAGAAATGGAAATTAATCATATGAATTATGTTAAAGATTTAATATTAAAATTAAGAAATGAAGATAGTCTTGACCTTGATTATGTTGAAAAAGATGATTTTTATGATTCCAGAGAATCTTCCGAAATAGTTGGTTCCCTTGATGATTTAACTTCGGATCTTTCTATTATAAGAATGGCTTATTTAATAGAAGATGATTTTATGAAATTTTATGAGGAAGGAGCTCAAAAAGTAGAAAATGAAGAAATGAAGAATTTGCTCTTAAAACTTTCTAAATGGGAGATGAATCATAGAGATTTATTAAATGATCTTTATAGACGTATGATGAAAATTTATTGGGAAAAAATGGGTTTTGAACCATTATTTTAATATTAAAGACCATTTCTAAAGAAATGGTCTTTATTTTACATACTTTCAATTTCAGATTTTATTTTTTCTACTTCATTTTCATTTTTTTCGAATAATTCATTTAATTGTTCATCTGTTAGATTACTTATCTTTTGTAATCTTTCAGGAACTCCTTGCCTCTTTCCAGGTAAACATCCATCGTTTTTTACTTCACCTTTTATAAAGGCTTTAGCAAAAGCTGAACAACCAGGATAACCACATGCTCCACAATTTACTCCTGGCAATGATGCTTCTACAATTATTTTTCTTACATCTTCTTTGACTTCAAACTTTTTTGCCGCAAAAGCCAAAAATGATCCCGATAAAAAGCCAAGTATTCCCAATAAAATTATAGAATTTATTATTGTTGTCATTTTAGCACCTCCTTAAAGTTTTACAAGTCCAGAAAATCCCATAAAGGCCATAGATAATAATCCTGCAGTTATTAATGCAACAGCAGTTCCCTTAAAAGGTGCTGGTATATCATTTAAATCTAATTTTTCTCTTATTGCTGAGAATATTATCAAAGCCATAGCAAATCCTAATGCTGATGCTAATGAATTTACAAATGCTTCTATAAAATTATAATTTGTTTGTACATTTATAAGAGCAACTCCAAGAACTGCACAGTTTGTAGTTATTAATGGTAAAAATATTCCTAATGCTTCATATAATGATGGTGATGTCTTTTTTATGAAGAATTCTACAAATTGAACGAGAACAGCTATAACAAGTATAAATACTATGAGTCTTAAAAATTCTAATCCCATAGATACGAGTAATAGGTTTAAAAACCAAGTTATTATTCCTGCCATAGTCATTACAAATATTACGGCCATAGACATTCCAACAGCAGAATCTATTTTTTTAGATACTCCTAAGAATGGACAGATTCCTAAAAATTTTGATAATACAAAATTATTTACAAGGATAGCTGAAATAAATATTAAAACTATTCTCATTATTTAGCCCCCTTACTTTTTTTACTTTTTGATATTCCAATAGAATTAAACAAGGCTAATAGTAAGCCAAGGGCTAAGAAAGCTCCTGGTGGTAATATGAAGGTGTACATCTTTAAAGCATCTCCCCATATTGATATACCAAATATTGTACCATTTCCCAATAGTTCTCTAACAGATCCTAAAAGCACTAATGATCCTGTAAAACCAAGTCCCATTCCGAGTGCATCCAATATAGAATTTATTACATTATTTTTTGAAGCATAAGCTTCTGCTCTTCCCATTATTATACAGTTTACAACTATTAAAGGTATAAATAGACCTAATGTTTTCCATAATTCATAAGTAAATCCATGCATAACTAAATCTATTATTGTAACAAAAGAAGCTATTACAACTATATATATAGGTATTCTTATTTTTTGAGGAACTAATTTTCTTATCAATGAAATAACTATATTTGACATTATCAAGACTGATAATGTAGCTAATCCCATTCCTAAACCATTTTTTGCATTTGTTGTTGTAGCTAATGTAGGACACATTCCTAAAACTTGTACAAATGTAGGGTTATTTTTTATAAATGCATTTTTAAAATTTTTAGTATCGAGCATTTTACATCACCCCTTCTTTTTGTAAATATTCTATTGCTATATTTAAAGAGTTAGCAACTCCTCTAGGTGTGATTGTAGCTCCTGTCATTACATCACTTGTTTGTACAATTCCTTGTTTTTTGTATTCATTTCTATTTTTTTCATCTGAATCTTTTCCCGCATCTTTATTTACCTTTATTTCATTTTCTAAACCAGATTGCGGTATATAGAAAAATCTTTCTTTTATTTGTTCTTCTGAAATTTTGGCTCCAAGTCCTGGAGTTTCTTGTGAATAATTTATTACTTCTATTCTATTCAATTTTAGATCATTATCAGTTTTTATAAATGATACTACTGAAGTCACATCTCCACCAAATCCAATTCCTGTAACCGTTAGTATGTATATATCTTTTTCTTCACTTTGGAATTTGTATACAGGAGAAAGTATTTTAGAGTTTGCTGAATTTTTGTATAATGTTTCTTCCCCATCTTTCCATATGTATTTTTGTAATTCTTCTGAGTTTTGAGGTATGTTTTCGACTAAAGAATTATTTGATTCATCTTTTAATATGTATTTTATAGCTTTTAATTTTGCATTGAATTCTGCTTCGTCTATAAAAGGACTTACAGTATTGTAAACAAAAGCTACGAGAAAAGCAGCTATTATCATATACAACATTAATATCAAACCTGTTTTTAAATATTCTTTCATTTCGCTACCTCCTTTTTAGAGGTACCAAATATTCTTGGTTTGGCCCATATATCTATTAAAGGTACAAGAGCATTCATTATTAATATGGAAAAAGATACACCTTCTGGATATGATCCAAAATATCTAATTACCATAGTTATTATTCCCATTCCAAGGCCATAAACAAATTGTCCCTTTTTAGTCATAGGCGAAGTTACCATATCAGTTGCCATAAATAATGCTCCAAGAATTAATCCACCAGCAAGAATATGAAATAATGGTGTACCATATTTTTCAGGATTTATTGTATAAAATATTCCTGAGAATATTAATACAGTTCCTATATAAGTTAATGGTACAGTTAATTTTATTCTTCCTTTTAATGCGAGAAATAAAAATCCTATTATTAAAAACAATGCACTAACTTCACCAATAGAACCAGGTATTTTCCCTATGAACATATCCCAGTATGAGTATTGTGAAAGACTATTTTGGAATCCTTCTGATCCTGCTATTCCAAGAGCACTTGCTCCAGTATAAGCATCTATAGATTTTAATGATATTGTATTAGATATATTTTGATAATAAAAAGGTTTTACCCATGTTGTCATAGCAGTTGGAAATGATATTATCATAAATACTCTTCCAACTAATGCAGGATTGAATATATTTTGTCCAAGTCCTCCATATACATGTTTTCCTATAACTATTGCCACAAGTACACC
Coding sequences within it:
- the rdgB gene encoding RdgB/HAM1 family non-canonical purine NTP pyrophosphatase; this translates as MIDIIIATSNDHKVDEISNLAPENFKITSIKNFMGNLNIEEYGKSFIENSVIKAINSAKIINKPVIADDSGLCIKSLDGFPGIFSARYMETYSYEEKMLEILKILSKHDNRDAYFACAASYFDPSKDLLISFEGKVEGHISDKISGLHGFGYDPFFIPKGYSETFGVLSPKIKNKISHRSKAFNGLFDLLSKLL
- a CDS encoding putative DNA modification/repair radical SAM protein; translation: MILKDKIKILAESAKYDVSCSSSGSSRANSKNGIGNASIGGICHSWSEDGRCISLLKILFSNNCIFDCAYCINRRSNDIERATFTVDEMVNLTINFYKRNYIEGLFLSSGIYSNPNETMNSLYMVAKILREKYKFNGYIHLKAIPGADPLLIKKAGFYADRMSVNIELPSEKSLKILAPQKSKSSLLVPMKSLSENILDLNRFNVKNHKFVPAGQSTQLIVGASPESDYKIIKLSENLYDKFKLKRVYYSAFLKVNEDNRLPNKNSSLLREHRLYQADWLLRFYKFKAYEIFNKGNYFLDEKLDPKLFWALNNFDLFPVEINRCDFDTLIRVPGIGVKSAYKIFNMRREKSINFDDLKKINVVLKRAKYFITCNGRYMDFSLKDPDKIKQAIYLENKGNLIPLFQDNLPVISIR
- a CDS encoding TIGR03915 family putative DNA repair protein; the encoded protein is MYIEYDGSFEGYLNALYYILKNKISPNKISFKKNLFNIESIKINSNIKIFNYMSSYLKRSVSNLSLHKFYHCFLSNFEDKDLLAIKYIILALKYPKAIDNYETNDIVINVNKYSKRVSFESHRFLGILRFKLLKNNFYFSKINPDNLIIPLISNHFVKRLSNENWIIFDENHMMAAIYEEKNLSIGLIKSFKNIDFMLEEEEILYEEFWKKYYKSISIKERKNDRLRKNFMPYRYWKNLIEIANKKSEL
- a CDS encoding MBL fold metallo-hydrolase, whose translation is MNIKITGIVDNYSESSKFRSDWGFSTLIKTDYHNILFDAGSDPEVFEHNINLIDPDLKKIDILFISHSHKDHIGAIKYVLKNYRVGNIVIPEEQNEEIENKLREIKVRPIIINKPTSIDEGIYSTGILGEEREQSLVIPSEKGLILITGCAHSGIKNISEHVEKTFSDKIYMIIGGLHLYKKYDQVLKEDINEINKLQFKYILPSHCTGDTAKKLLKQKLNDRFMDFGAGVTINL
- a CDS encoding ferritin family protein — translated: MFKNALAILNYAYAKEVEGHNFYNERIDKVKSDELKNIFIALSEMEINHMNYVKDLILKLRNEDSLDLDYVEKDDFYDSRESSEIVGSLDDLTSDLSIIRMAYLIEDDFMKFYEEGAQKVENEEMKNLLLKLSKWEMNHRDLLNDLYRRMMKIYWEKMGFEPLF
- a CDS encoding (Fe-S)-binding protein, producing the protein MTTIINSIILLGILGFLSGSFLAFAAKKFEVKEDVRKIIVEASLPGVNCGACGYPGCSAFAKAFIKGEVKNDGCLPGKRQGVPERLQKISNLTDEQLNELFEKNENEVEKIKSEIESM
- the rsxA gene encoding electron transport complex subunit RsxA, whose translation is MRIVLIFISAILVNNFVLSKFLGICPFLGVSKKIDSAVGMSMAVIFVMTMAGIITWFLNLLLVSMGLEFLRLIVFILVIAVLVQFVEFFIKKTSPSLYEALGIFLPLITTNCAVLGVALINVQTNYNFIEAFVNSLASALGFAMALIIFSAIREKLDLNDIPAPFKGTAVALITAGLLSMAFMGFSGLVKL
- the rsxE gene encoding electron transport complex subunit RsxE; this translates as MLDTKNFKNAFIKNNPTFVQVLGMCPTLATTTNAKNGLGMGLATLSVLIMSNIVISLIRKLVPQKIRIPIYIVVIASFVTIIDLVMHGFTYELWKTLGLFIPLIVVNCIIMGRAEAYASKNNVINSILDALGMGLGFTGSLVLLGSVRELLGNGTIFGISIWGDALKMYTFILPPGAFLALGLLLALFNSIGISKSKKSKGAK
- a CDS encoding RnfABCDGE type electron transport complex subunit G, whose product is MKEYLKTGLILMLYMIIAAFLVAFVYNTVSPFIDEAEFNAKLKAIKYILKDESNNSLVENIPQNSEELQKYIWKDGEETLYKNSANSKILSPVYKFQSEEKDIYILTVTGIGFGGDVTSVVSFIKTDNDLKLNRIEVINYSQETPGLGAKISEEQIKERFFYIPQSGLENEIKVNKDAGKDSDEKNRNEYKKQGIVQTSDVMTGATITPRGVANSLNIAIEYLQKEGVM
- a CDS encoding RnfABCDGE type electron transport complex subunit D, which codes for MKLNTAAAPHFRTKDSTRKVMSDVLIALTPAVIASTWIFGLRALYIMLLSMISAEVLDLIIVKYIRNKKNYKPDLSASVTGLLLGMNLSMAVTWYQILIGVLVAIVIGKHVYGGLGQNIFNPALVGRVFMIISFPTAMTTWVKPFYYQNISNTISLKSIDAYTGASALGIAGSEGFQNSLSQYSYWDMFIGKIPGSIGEVSALFLIIGFLFLALKGRIKLTVPLTYIGTVLIFSGIFYTINPEKYGTPLFHILAGGLILGALFMATDMVTSPMTKKGQFVYGLGMGIITMVIRYFGSYPEGVSFSILIMNALVPLIDIWAKPRIFGTSKKEVAK